The Alosa sapidissima isolate fAloSap1 chromosome 6, fAloSap1.pri, whole genome shotgun sequence genome window below encodes:
- the LOC121711268 gene encoding interferon-induced GTP-binding protein Mx1-like isoform X6 — MALPAIAVIGDQSSGKSSVLEALSGVAHCIHYSIHYTSSERKCIVTRCPLMLRLRKVMGLSEWKGTISYKNETKDIKDPAKVGDYVVKAQNELAGNGVGICDELISLEIMSPEVCDLTLIDLPGIARVPVKGQPHDIGDQIKRLIHRFIANEETINLVVVPCNVDIATTEALRMAQEVDPDGKRTLAILTKPDLVDCGTEKNILDIVDNRVIPLSKGYIVVKCRGQQQIQDGIPLAEATRMERDFFSQHKYFRRLLDEGKATTQCLTIKLTQDLVGCIKNFLPTLSEQIKKELCNLRELLSQYPVGPPIDAQKRRLFLTRLLIDFNNKINRLIEGKVVTKENLFALLRKHCQKWKHELERSKTPFCEKVQNVVKEYNLEHRGKELPGFSNYDVFETVTQDAVAKLQNDALQTLREIRGIVEKQFNEVSKSCFRNFPFLECITTNKINKIQSKQEAKMEKRIQEQFEMEKLIYTQDGNFFKTIKTIDDFVPPPSPQQNVSVEENLSKTPQTPSKRGKSAKRPRHSDQDKPVVDLPSMTDMDANPISLQATISLEASAISSEAMSMYPKMLHSYYEIMIQRQSDQIPMLIQYFLLKKSAEMLCTEILSLTDGVDVDKALSEVSDSSRRRSDLQGRVERLSEAQDKLSHFL; from the exons GTATTGTGACTCGGTGCCCACTGATGCTGAGGTTGAGGAAGGTCATGGGATTGTCAGAGTGGAAGGGCACCATCTCCTACAAAAATGAGACTAAAGACATCAAAGACCCCGCTAAGGTTGGGGATTATGTCGTCAAAG CCCAGAATGAGCTGGCTGGAAATGGTGTTGGGATTTGTGACGAGCTGATCAGTCTGGAGATCATGTCTCCTGAGGTGTGTGACCTCACTTTGATTGATTTACCCGGTATTGCCCGAGTGCCTGTTAAAGGACAACCTCATGACATTGGAGACCAG atTAAAAGGCTCATTCACAGGTTCATTGCAAATGAAGAAACCATCAACTTGGTGGTGGTCCCATGCAATGTTGACATAGCAACAACTGAAGCTCTAAGAATGGCTCAGGAAGTTGATCCAGATGGGAAAAGAACTTTGG CTATTTTGACTAAGCCAGACCTTGTAGATTGTGGCACAGAAAAGAACATTTTGGATATTGTTGATAATCGGGTCATTCCGCTGAGCAAAGGCTACATAGTTGTGAAATGCCGTGGTCAGCAACAAATTCAGGATGGGATTCCTCTAGCCGAGGCCaccaggatggagagagatttCTTCAGCCAACACAAGTACTTCAG gcgtcttcttgatgaAGGAAAAGCCACAACCCAGTGCCTTACCATCAAACTGACCCAAGACCTGGTGGGCTGCATCAAA aACTTTCTGCCAACACTGTCGGAGCAAATTAAAAAGGAGCTGTGCAACTTAAGGGAACTGTTGAGTCAGTATCCAGTGGGTCCTCCCATTGATGCCCAAAAAAGGAGACTCTTCCTTACTCGT CTGCTGATTGACTTCAACAACAAGATCAACCGATTAATAGAGGGTAAAGTTGTCACTAAGGAAAACCTTTTTGCGCTTCTTCGGAAGCATTGTCAGAAATGGAAACATGAACTTGAGCGCAGTAAAACTCCAT TTTGTGAAAAGGTACAGAATGTGGTGAAGGAATATAACCTGGAGCACAGGGGAAAAGAGCTGCCTGGTTTCAGTAACTATGATGTGTTTGAGACGGTCACACAGGATGCAGTGGCGAAACTACAGAATGATGCACTACAAACTTTGAGAGAAATCAGAG GAATAGTTGAGAAGCAATTCAATGAGGTCTCCAAATCCTGCTTCAGAAACTTCCCTTTCCTGGAGTGTATCACAACA aacaaaataaacaaaatccaGTCGAAACAGGAGGCCAAAATGGAGAAAAGAATCCAGGAGCAGTTTGAGATGGAGAAACTGATCTATACTCAGGATGGCAACTTCTTCAAGACCATCAAGACTATAGATGATTTTGTACCGCCACCTTCACCGCAACAGAATGTTAGTGTTGAAGAAAATCTCAGCAAAACACCACAAACTCCATCCAAAAGAGGCAAGTCTGCTAAGCGCCCTCGACACTCTGACCAGGACAAGCCAGTGGTGGATCTACCAAGCATGACTGACATGGATGCTAACCCAATTAGTCTG CAGGCCACAATCTCTCTGGAGGCATCTGCTATTAGTTCTGAAGCCATGAGCATGTACCCTAAAATGTTACATTCATACTATGAG ATAATGATTCAGCGTCAGTCGGACCAGATCCCCATGCTGATCCAGTACTTCCTTTTGAAGAAGTCAGCGGAGATGTTGTGCACTGAGATATTAAGTCTCACTGATGGGGTGGACGTGGACAAAGCCTTGTCCGAGGTCTCGGACAGCAGCCGCCGCCGCAGCGACTTGCAGGGCCGCGTTGAACGTCTCAGCGAGGCGCAGGACAAACTCAGCCATTTCCTCTAA
- the LOC121711268 gene encoding interferon-induced GTP-binding protein Mx2-like isoform X7, producing MLRLRKVMGLSEWKGTISYKNETKDIKDPAKVGDYVVKAQNELAGNGVGICDELISLEIMSPEVCDLTLIDLPGIARVPVKGQPHDIGDQIKRLIHRFIANEETINLVVVPCNVDIATTEALRMAQEVDPDGKRTLAILTKPDLVDCGTEKNILDIVDNRVIPLSKGYIVVKCRGQQQIQDGIPLAEATRMERDFFSQHKYFRRLLDEGKATTQCLTIKLTQDLVGCIKNFLPTLSEQIKKELCNLRELLSQYPVGPPIDAQKRRLFLTRLLIDFNNKINRLIEGKVVTKENLFALLRKHCQKWKHELERSKTPFCEKVQNVVKEYNLEHRGKELPGFSNYDVFETVTQDAVAKLQNDALQTLREIRGIVEKQFNEVSKSCFRNFPFLECITTNKINKIQSKQEAKMEKRIQEQFEMEKLIYTQDGNFFKTIKTIDDFVPPPSPQQNVSVEENLSKTPQTPSKRGKSAKRPRHSDQDKPVVDLPSMTDMDANPISLQATISLEASAISSEAMSMYPKMLHSYYEIMIQRQSDQIPMLIQYFLLKKSAEMLCTEILSLTDGVDVDKALSEVSDSSRRRSDLQGRVERLSEAQDKLSHFL from the exons ATGCTGAGGTTGAGGAAGGTCATGGGATTGTCAGAGTGGAAGGGCACCATCTCCTACAAAAATGAGACTAAAGACATCAAAGACCCCGCTAAGGTTGGGGATTATGTCGTCAAAG CCCAGAATGAGCTGGCTGGAAATGGTGTTGGGATTTGTGACGAGCTGATCAGTCTGGAGATCATGTCTCCTGAGGTGTGTGACCTCACTTTGATTGATTTACCCGGTATTGCCCGAGTGCCTGTTAAAGGACAACCTCATGACATTGGAGACCAG atTAAAAGGCTCATTCACAGGTTCATTGCAAATGAAGAAACCATCAACTTGGTGGTGGTCCCATGCAATGTTGACATAGCAACAACTGAAGCTCTAAGAATGGCTCAGGAAGTTGATCCAGATGGGAAAAGAACTTTGG CTATTTTGACTAAGCCAGACCTTGTAGATTGTGGCACAGAAAAGAACATTTTGGATATTGTTGATAATCGGGTCATTCCGCTGAGCAAAGGCTACATAGTTGTGAAATGCCGTGGTCAGCAACAAATTCAGGATGGGATTCCTCTAGCCGAGGCCaccaggatggagagagatttCTTCAGCCAACACAAGTACTTCAG gcgtcttcttgatgaAGGAAAAGCCACAACCCAGTGCCTTACCATCAAACTGACCCAAGACCTGGTGGGCTGCATCAAA aACTTTCTGCCAACACTGTCGGAGCAAATTAAAAAGGAGCTGTGCAACTTAAGGGAACTGTTGAGTCAGTATCCAGTGGGTCCTCCCATTGATGCCCAAAAAAGGAGACTCTTCCTTACTCGT CTGCTGATTGACTTCAACAACAAGATCAACCGATTAATAGAGGGTAAAGTTGTCACTAAGGAAAACCTTTTTGCGCTTCTTCGGAAGCATTGTCAGAAATGGAAACATGAACTTGAGCGCAGTAAAACTCCAT TTTGTGAAAAGGTACAGAATGTGGTGAAGGAATATAACCTGGAGCACAGGGGAAAAGAGCTGCCTGGTTTCAGTAACTATGATGTGTTTGAGACGGTCACACAGGATGCAGTGGCGAAACTACAGAATGATGCACTACAAACTTTGAGAGAAATCAGAG GAATAGTTGAGAAGCAATTCAATGAGGTCTCCAAATCCTGCTTCAGAAACTTCCCTTTCCTGGAGTGTATCACAACA aacaaaataaacaaaatccaGTCGAAACAGGAGGCCAAAATGGAGAAAAGAATCCAGGAGCAGTTTGAGATGGAGAAACTGATCTATACTCAGGATGGCAACTTCTTCAAGACCATCAAGACTATAGATGATTTTGTACCGCCACCTTCACCGCAACAGAATGTTAGTGTTGAAGAAAATCTCAGCAAAACACCACAAACTCCATCCAAAAGAGGCAAGTCTGCTAAGCGCCCTCGACACTCTGACCAGGACAAGCCAGTGGTGGATCTACCAAGCATGACTGACATGGATGCTAACCCAATTAGTCTG CAGGCCACAATCTCTCTGGAGGCATCTGCTATTAGTTCTGAAGCCATGAGCATGTACCCTAAAATGTTACATTCATACTATGAG ATAATGATTCAGCGTCAGTCGGACCAGATCCCCATGCTGATCCAGTACTTCCTTTTGAAGAAGTCAGCGGAGATGTTGTGCACTGAGATATTAAGTCTCACTGATGGGGTGGACGTGGACAAAGCCTTGTCCGAGGTCTCGGACAGCAGCCGCCGCCGCAGCGACTTGCAGGGCCGCGTTGAACGTCTCAGCGAGGCGCAGGACAAACTCAGCCATTTCCTCTAA